Proteins co-encoded in one Sulfuricystis thermophila genomic window:
- a CDS encoding tRNA (cytidine(34)-2'-O)-methyltransferase — MFQIVLYQPEIPPNTGNVIRLAANAGCRLHLVEPLGFSVSDAAMRRAGLDYAEFAEVRVHPDWAACLTALGPVRCFAFSTKGETRYDTVAYRPGDALVFGPETRGLPHELLKSLPPERRLRLPLRPGNRSLNLSNTVAIAVYEAWRQQGFTGGC, encoded by the coding sequence ATGTTCCAGATCGTTCTATATCAGCCGGAAATTCCGCCCAATACCGGCAATGTGATCCGGCTGGCGGCGAATGCCGGCTGCCGTTTGCATCTGGTCGAACCGCTCGGTTTCTCGGTTTCGGATGCCGCAATGCGGCGGGCGGGACTCGACTATGCCGAATTCGCCGAGGTACGCGTGCATCCAGACTGGGCGGCTTGCCTTACCGCGCTCGGCCCGGTGCGTTGCTTCGCTTTCAGCACCAAAGGCGAGACGCGTTACGACACGGTGGCCTACCGGCCGGGCGATGCGCTCGTCTTCGGTCCGGAGACGCGCGGCCTGCCGCACGAGCTGCTGAAATCGTTACCGCCGGAGCGGCGCTTGCGGCTGCCGCTGAGGCCGGGCAACCGCAGCCTCAATCTTTCCAATACCGTGGCGATCGCCGTCTATGAGGCCTGGCGACAGCAGGGGTTTACCGGCGGCTGCTGA
- a CDS encoding GspE/PulE family protein produces the protein MARPEKIRLGDLLIKQGLLTPDELDRALKEQQITGRKLGRVIVDTGLVTEEAIARALARQLGAEYVDLRDFQPRPELVKLLPEAQARRFRALVLDEKNGLLRVGMSDPTDLNAFDEIARLLRRDIDLAVVAEGQLLPLLDRVYRRTEEIAGLAKDLTQELGDIPVEFGALFGTAPGAEDAPVVRLLQTVFEEAHKLKASDIHVEPQEKSLVIRFRIDGVLHVQTEADVKIASAVVLRLKLMSGLDISEKRLPQDGRFNIKVRGASIDVRIATMPTQYGEAVVMRLLSQDTGLLHLDKLAMPPRVLARFRHAIHRPSGIVLVTGPTGSGKTTTLYAALNELNSPEKKIITVEDPVEYRLPGLNQVQVHEKIDLTFSRVLRTALRHDPDIILVGEMRDQETAEIGMRAAMTGHLVLSTLHTNDALSTPIRLLDMGVPNYMVALSIQLVLAQRLVRVVCPNCSAPYQPEPHEREWLRYELGDRVDDFRYVRGRGCIHCGNSGYQGRQAVYEFLEMTNALVEAANHGDPADFMRLGREQMAGETLRRDAVRLVTEGRTTIEEAMRVATQLDE, from the coding sequence ATGGCCAGACCTGAAAAGATCCGCCTCGGCGACCTGCTGATCAAGCAGGGCTTGTTGACCCCAGATGAACTCGATCGCGCGCTGAAGGAACAGCAGATCACCGGCCGCAAGCTGGGGCGGGTGATCGTCGATACCGGCCTGGTCACTGAAGAGGCCATCGCCCGCGCGCTGGCACGACAGCTCGGCGCCGAGTATGTCGATCTGCGCGATTTCCAGCCCAGACCGGAACTCGTCAAGCTGTTGCCGGAAGCGCAGGCGCGCCGTTTCCGCGCGCTGGTGCTGGACGAAAAGAACGGCCTGTTGCGCGTCGGCATGTCCGATCCGACGGATCTCAATGCCTTCGACGAGATCGCCCGCCTGTTGCGTCGTGATATCGATCTGGCCGTGGTCGCCGAAGGGCAATTGCTGCCGCTGCTGGATCGCGTCTACCGCCGCACTGAGGAAATCGCCGGGCTGGCCAAAGATCTGACCCAGGAACTGGGCGACATCCCGGTCGAGTTCGGCGCATTGTTCGGCACTGCGCCAGGCGCCGAGGACGCCCCCGTGGTGCGCCTGTTGCAGACGGTGTTCGAGGAAGCCCACAAACTGAAAGCTTCTGACATCCATGTCGAACCGCAGGAAAAGTCGCTGGTCATCCGCTTCCGCATCGATGGCGTGCTGCACGTGCAGACCGAGGCCGACGTCAAGATCGCGTCGGCGGTGGTGCTGCGCCTGAAGCTCATGTCGGGACTGGACATTTCGGAAAAGCGCCTGCCGCAGGATGGCCGCTTCAACATCAAGGTGCGCGGGGCGAGCATCGACGTGCGCATCGCGACGATGCCGACCCAGTATGGTGAGGCGGTGGTGATGCGTCTGCTGTCCCAGGACACCGGCTTGCTGCATCTCGACAAGTTGGCCATGCCACCGCGCGTGCTGGCGCGCTTCCGCCATGCGATCCACCGCCCGTCGGGCATCGTACTGGTCACCGGCCCGACCGGCTCGGGCAAGACGACGACGCTCTATGCCGCCTTGAACGAGCTCAACAGCCCGGAGAAAAAGATCATCACGGTCGAAGACCCGGTCGAATACCGCCTGCCGGGGCTGAATCAGGTGCAGGTGCATGAGAAGATCGATTTGACCTTCTCGCGGGTGCTGCGCACCGCGTTGCGTCATGACCCGGACATCATCCTGGTCGGCGAGATGCGCGACCAGGAAACCGCCGAGATCGGCATGCGCGCTGCGATGACCGGTCACCTGGTGCTCTCGACGCTGCACACCAACGATGCGCTGTCCACGCCGATTCGCCTGCTAGACATGGGGGTGCCGAATTACATGGTGGCGTTGTCGATCCAGCTGGTGCTGGCGCAGCGGCTAGTACGCGTGGTCTGCCCGAACTGCAGCGCCCCCTACCAGCCCGAACCGCACGAGCGCGAATGGCTGCGCTACGAACTCGGCGACCGTGTCGATGATTTCCGCTATGTCCGCGGTCGCGGCTGTATCCACTGCGGCAACAGCGGCTATCAGGGCCGCCAGGCCGTCTATGAATTCCTCGAAATGACCAATGCCCTGGTCGAGGCCGCCAATCATGGCGACCCTGCCGACTTCATGCGCCTCGGCCGTGAGCAGATGGCCGGCGAGACACTGCGCCGCGACGCGGTGCGCCTGGTCACCGAAGGCCGCACCACGATCGAGGAAGCGATGCGCGTCGCCACTCAACTGGACGAATAA
- a CDS encoding type II secretion system F family protein, translating to MPAFTYRGRNGAGEIVTGVLEGANAGAIADMLFGSGITPTEIRAAPAAAGLTVSDTGFKLFKPKIGHIDTLLFTRQIYTLLKAGVPIMRALAGLQESSANPAMKTLLKEVRESLDSGRELSLALARHPTVFTPFYLAMVRVGEMTGRLEEIFLRLFDHLAFERFMREQVRSALRYPSFVVLAMVVAMAVVNIWVIPAFAKIFEGFGAELPLLTRLLIGVSNFVVGWWPALLIGLAALAGGFRAWMGTRRGRYRWDQIKLKLPIAGKIVRKATLARFARSFALAMRSGVPVIQALSNVAQTVDNDFIAEKIENMRTAIEHGDSVLRAAIGAGIFTPVVLQMIAVGEESGALDEMMDEISGMYQNEVEYELKTLAQQIEPILIVLLGIMVLILALGVFLPLWDLGKVAIKK from the coding sequence ATGCCCGCCTTCACCTACCGCGGTCGCAACGGCGCTGGAGAAATCGTCACCGGCGTGCTCGAAGGCGCGAATGCCGGCGCCATCGCCGACATGCTGTTCGGCAGTGGCATCACGCCCACCGAAATCCGCGCGGCACCTGCAGCGGCGGGGCTGACGGTGTCCGACACGGGTTTCAAGTTGTTCAAGCCGAAGATCGGCCACATCGACACCCTGCTCTTTACGCGCCAGATCTACACGCTGCTCAAGGCGGGCGTGCCGATCATGCGGGCACTGGCGGGCCTGCAGGAATCGAGCGCCAACCCGGCCATGAAAACGCTGCTCAAAGAAGTGCGCGAAAGCCTCGACTCGGGCCGCGAGCTGTCGCTGGCGCTGGCGCGCCATCCGACGGTGTTCACCCCCTTCTATCTCGCGATGGTACGCGTCGGCGAGATGACCGGCCGGCTCGAGGAAATCTTTCTGCGCCTGTTCGATCATCTGGCGTTCGAGCGTTTCATGCGCGAGCAGGTCCGTTCGGCGCTGCGCTATCCGAGTTTCGTGGTGCTCGCGATGGTCGTCGCGATGGCCGTCGTCAACATCTGGGTGATTCCGGCCTTCGCCAAGATTTTCGAGGGCTTCGGCGCCGAGCTGCCGCTTTTGACGCGGCTGTTGATCGGCGTGTCGAACTTCGTCGTCGGCTGGTGGCCGGCACTGCTGATCGGTTTGGCGGCTCTCGCCGGCGGCTTCCGGGCCTGGATGGGCACGCGGCGCGGCCGCTACCGGTGGGACCAGATCAAGCTCAAGCTGCCGATCGCCGGCAAGATCGTCAGGAAGGCCACGCTGGCGCGCTTCGCCCGTAGCTTCGCATTGGCGATGCGCTCCGGTGTACCGGTGATCCAGGCGCTTTCCAATGTCGCCCAGACCGTGGACAACGACTTCATTGCCGAGAAGATCGAGAACATGCGCACCGCGATCGAGCATGGCGATTCCGTGCTGCGCGCGGCGATCGGCGCCGGCATCTTCACGCCGGTGGTGCTGCAGATGATCGCGGTGGGCGAGGAATCCGGCGCGCTCGACGAGATGATGGACGAGATCTCCGGCATGTATCAGAACGAGGTCGAATACGAACTGAAGACCCTGGCGCAACAGATCGAACCGATCCTCATCGTGCTGCTCGGCATCATGGTGCTGATCCTCGCGCTCGGCGTGTTCCTGCCGCTGTGGGATCTCGGCAAGGTGGCGATCAAGAAGTGA